A part of Acidimicrobiales bacterium genomic DNA contains:
- a CDS encoding glycosyltransferase family 4 protein, with protein sequence MRVGLVCPYSLTVPGGVQGQVLGLARALRARGHEARVLAPCDGPPPDAGVTPLGNSIPTAANGSVAPLAPDPSCALRTIRAIRDEDFDVLHLHEPIVPGPTVTTLVFASAPMVGTFHAAGGSAAYRWLGPAVWRLAARLASRCAVSEEARQMAAEALGGEYTLLFNGIEVDRFAKAPPTPTEDPTIFFVGRHEPRKGLAVLLEALTLLPPHVRLWVAGEGPETARLRSQTAGDPRITWLGRVSDDELAQRLRGADVFCAPSLRGESFGVVLLEAMAARTPIVASDLAGYRNVARPGLDALLVPPGDAAALAEALRRVLADGPLVGALLASADSRASSYSMEHLAERYEAIYREASGSP encoded by the coding sequence GTGCGGGTCGGCCTGGTGTGCCCCTACAGCCTGACGGTCCCGGGTGGGGTCCAGGGCCAGGTGCTCGGGCTGGCGCGCGCCCTGCGGGCCCGGGGGCACGAGGCCCGGGTGCTGGCGCCCTGCGACGGCCCTCCGCCCGACGCCGGGGTGACGCCGCTCGGGAACAGCATCCCCACCGCGGCCAACGGGTCGGTGGCCCCGCTGGCCCCCGACCCCTCGTGCGCGCTGCGCACCATCCGGGCGATCCGGGACGAGGACTTCGACGTGCTCCACCTGCACGAGCCGATCGTCCCGGGCCCCACCGTCACCACGCTGGTCTTCGCCAGCGCGCCGATGGTCGGCACGTTCCACGCGGCCGGCGGGAGCGCGGCGTACCGCTGGCTCGGTCCGGCGGTGTGGCGCCTGGCGGCGCGCCTGGCCAGCCGGTGCGCGGTCTCCGAGGAAGCCCGCCAGATGGCCGCGGAAGCCCTGGGGGGCGAGTACACCCTGCTGTTCAACGGGATCGAGGTGGACCGCTTCGCCAAGGCCCCTCCCACGCCCACCGAGGATCCCACCATCTTCTTCGTCGGGCGCCACGAGCCCCGCAAGGGCCTGGCCGTGCTGCTCGAGGCCCTCACCCTCCTGCCCCCGCACGTGCGCCTGTGGGTGGCCGGCGAGGGCCCCGAGACGGCGCGGCTCCGGAGCCAGACGGCCGGCGACCCGCGCATCACGTGGCTCGGGCGCGTCTCCGACGACGAGCTGGCCCAGCGGCTGCGCGGTGCCGACGTGTTCTGCGCCCCGTCCCTGCGCGGCGAGTCGTTCGGCGTCGTGCTGCTCGAGGCCATGGCCGCCCGCACGCCGATCGTGGCCAGCGACCTGGCCGGCTACCGCAACGTGGCCCGGCCCGGGCTCGACGCCCTCCTCGTGCCCCCCGGCGACGCCGCCGCGCTGGCGGAGGCACTGCGGCGGGTCCTCGCCGACGGGCCCCTCGTCGGGGCCCTCCTCGCGTCGGCCGACTCGCGGGCCTCGAGCTACTCGATGGAGCACCTGGCCGAGCGCTACGAGGCGATCTACCGCGAGGCGTCGGGCTCGCCGTGA
- a CDS encoding trehalose-6-phosphate synthase, producing the protein MTRRPVASEREGHDLVVVANRLPVTRDAGGTWAASPGGLVRALLPVAQRAGGAWVGWPGTTDAAAPPRVAEGVRLVQVALDTDDVHGFYDGFANTTLWPLYHDATRASEFDQASWDAYVRVNRRFAQITARTAAPGATVWVHDYHLQLVPELLREARPDLHLAFFLHIPFPPVELFARLPWRNEILAGLLAADVIGVQTELAARNLIEAARYLTGARPAPGGLVVGGRRVRVEARPVSIDTAAFDELARRPAVEAEAAELRRRLGNPRRLLLGVDRLDYTKGIARRLEAFEALRARPGNEGCVFVQVAVPSRSRLAHYADERAHVEYLVGRINGEHGELGSPAVHYVHRNLATEDLVALYRAADVMVVTPWRDGMNLVAKEYVASRVDERGVLVLSEFAGAAGQLADALLVNPHHTDELTGALQTAVTMSARESGSRMRRLRRVVAEFDAHRWAASVLPSTRHRRPQAGPLEAGALGAGPLEAYPA; encoded by the coding sequence ATGACCCGACGACCCGTCGCCAGCGAGCGCGAAGGCCACGACCTGGTGGTCGTGGCCAACCGGCTGCCCGTGACCCGCGACGCCGGTGGGACGTGGGCGGCCAGCCCCGGCGGCCTCGTGCGGGCGCTCCTCCCCGTGGCCCAGCGAGCGGGCGGCGCGTGGGTCGGCTGGCCCGGCACGACCGACGCCGCCGCTCCCCCGCGGGTGGCCGAGGGCGTGCGGCTGGTGCAGGTGGCCCTCGACACCGACGACGTCCACGGCTTCTACGACGGGTTCGCCAACACCACCCTGTGGCCGCTGTACCACGACGCCACCCGCGCCTCGGAGTTCGATCAGGCCTCCTGGGACGCGTACGTGCGGGTGAACCGGCGCTTCGCGCAGATCACGGCCCGCACGGCCGCACCCGGGGCCACCGTCTGGGTGCACGACTACCACCTGCAGCTGGTGCCCGAGCTGCTCCGCGAGGCCCGGCCGGATCTGCACCTGGCCTTCTTCCTGCACATCCCCTTCCCGCCCGTGGAGCTGTTCGCCCGACTGCCGTGGCGCAACGAGATCCTCGCCGGCCTCCTCGCCGCCGACGTGATCGGCGTGCAGACCGAGCTGGCGGCCCGGAACCTGATCGAGGCGGCCAGGTACCTCACCGGCGCCCGCCCCGCCCCGGGCGGGCTGGTGGTCGGCGGCCGCCGGGTGCGCGTCGAGGCCCGGCCGGTGTCGATCGACACCGCCGCCTTCGACGAGCTGGCCCGCCGGCCCGCCGTCGAGGCCGAGGCCGCCGAGCTGCGGCGGCGTCTCGGCAACCCCCGGCGCCTGCTCCTGGGCGTCGACCGGCTCGACTACACCAAGGGCATCGCCCGGCGGCTCGAGGCCTTCGAGGCCCTGCGCGCCCGGCCGGGCAACGAGGGCTGCGTGTTCGTCCAGGTCGCGGTGCCGTCGCGCAGCCGGCTCGCCCACTACGCCGACGAGCGAGCCCACGTCGAGTACCTCGTGGGCCGGATCAACGGCGAGCACGGCGAGCTCGGCTCTCCCGCGGTCCACTACGTGCACCGCAACCTCGCCACCGAGGATCTGGTCGCCCTGTACCGGGCCGCCGACGTGATGGTGGTGACCCCGTGGCGCGACGGCATGAACCTGGTCGCCAAGGAGTACGTGGCGTCTCGGGTGGACGAGCGCGGCGTCCTGGTGCTGAGCGAGTTCGCAGGCGCCGCCGGCCAGCTGGCCGACGCCCTGCTCGTGAACCCCCACCACACCGACGAGCTCACGGGCGCGCTGCAGACGGCCGTCACCATGAGCGCCCGCGAGTCGGGGTCGCGCATGCGACGGCTGCGGCGGGTGGTGGCCGAGTTCGACGCCCACCGCTGGGCCGCCTCCGTGCTGCCCTCGACGCGCCACCGCCGTCCGCAGGCCGGCCCCCTCGAGGCCGGCGCGCTCGGGGCCGGCCCGCTCGAGGCCTACCCGGCATGA
- the otsB gene encoding trehalose-phosphatase, translating to MTEVDQDRLWKVAAAQRLLVASDLDGTLAPIAPRPEQVRPAPGARRVLTALTRLPDTSVAVVSGRSLGDLDRILHPSPRIRRVGSHGAEDTGAAVPPTSAHERELLGRVLAVARGVAAEAPGTWVEAKPFGFAFHYRAAEPDVAAAALVRLEHRLGGRSGLWIRPGKRVLDVSVRPLSKAAAIRRLRDDIDPGAVIYLGDDHADEEVFASLGRDDLGIRVGEGATAAAASVEAPEAAVSLLRSLLLARRATRRERAAARARR from the coding sequence ATGACCGAGGTCGACCAGGACCGCCTCTGGAAGGTCGCCGCGGCCCAACGGCTCCTCGTGGCCAGCGACCTCGACGGCACGCTCGCGCCCATCGCCCCGAGACCCGAGCAGGTGCGGCCCGCGCCCGGTGCCCGGCGCGTGCTGACGGCGCTCACCCGGCTCCCCGACACCTCGGTCGCCGTGGTGTCGGGCCGATCGCTCGGCGATCTCGACCGGATCCTGCACCCGTCGCCCCGAATCCGCCGGGTGGGGAGCCACGGCGCCGAGGACACCGGCGCGGCGGTGCCCCCGACGTCGGCCCACGAGCGCGAGCTGCTGGGGCGCGTCCTCGCCGTCGCACGGGGGGTGGCGGCCGAGGCGCCGGGCACGTGGGTCGAGGCGAAGCCTTTCGGCTTCGCCTTCCACTACCGGGCCGCCGAGCCCGACGTCGCGGCCGCCGCCCTGGTGCGCCTCGAGCACCGCCTCGGTGGCCGGTCGGGGCTCTGGATCCGCCCCGGCAAGCGGGTGCTCGACGTCTCGGTGCGCCCGCTCAGCAAGGCGGCCGCGATCCGGCGGCTCCGCGACGACATCGACCCGGGAGCGGTCATCTACCTCGGTGACGACCACGCCGACGAGGAGGTGTTCGCCAGCCTGGGGCGCGACGACCTCGGGATCCGAGTCGGCGAGGGCGCCACCGCGGCCGCCGCCTCCGTCGAGGCCCCGGAGGCGGCGGTCAGCCTGCTCCGCTCCCTGCTGCTCGCCCGGCGAGCGACCCGCCGCGAGCGGGCCGCCGCACGAGCCCGCCGCTGA
- the treS gene encoding maltose alpha-D-glucosyltransferase: protein MPTRRRAVTPAADPAPGDWYRDAIVYELHVRSFCDASGDGMGDFRGLASKLDHLVDLGATAVWLLPFYPSPLRDDGYDIADYRGVHPRYGSLADFRAFLRAAHDRGLRVITELVLNHTSDQHPWFQRSRQARPGTRWRDYYVWSDTTDRYVDARVIFRDFETSNWAWDPVAGAYYWHRFYAHQPDLNYDNPEVVSEMLRVVDFWLKLGVDGLRLDAVPYLFERDGTPCENLPETHSFLRLLRRHVDERFPGRLLLGEANQWPQDAVAYFGGGDECHMSFHFPLMPRLFMALHMEDRYPIVDILQQTPELPDGCQWALFLRNHDELTLEMVTDEERDYMYRYYAADPQARLNLGIRRRLAPLLDYDRARIELLNALLLSLPGTPIIYYGDEIGMGDNIYLGDRDGVRTPMQWSADRNAGFSRANPQQLFLPVLTDPQSHYEAVNVEAQRRSPASLLRWMRRALTTRRRHPAFGRGDLSFVGTENTNVLAFLRRHEDETLLVVANLSRFPQHAELDLADHAGTTPRELFGHAAFAPVGRTPYTLTLGPHGFFWLALEPAAREERGEPSAEPPLVALPTPLAELPPGRVRAPLDVAIATWLVRQPWYADGTRPLLRARLEDLAPLGPGDATLAVVRVEHRQGPDDHYLLPLVLGGENNSGSRPTIARLRVGGQAVDLRDDAGDPRLAGRLLELMGRRRRVEARGLVLRGHRTREWAAVGGDDTDGELVALEGSHANTLVVAGRHLVLKLYRRLSPGVHPELELTGHLTARHFPHAARLAAHLDAAWEDGRRSTAAIALEYVPHEGTASGLLERELARALDDPGPLGSRAPAARGWWPSRDLLSAAPRPDPRLTRAVLTAELLAERLAGLHAALVDPADPAFAPESFTPAYVRSLYQSMRTGLRRGLQLLRRDLRRLPQHEADLAAELIDREAALLDDLRDRLQHHASGGRIRVHGDLSLSDVLWTGRDLVFVDFGGEPGRPFVERRVKRSPLRDVAGVLRSLERIHAAAAAAPATDTAGRGGTLTDRAVADAWYGAVAGVFVRAYVACADPATLPREPDDVAGLLDLMRLELLMRELGTPGPGLATIVEATRG, encoded by the coding sequence GTGCCGACCCGCCGCCGCGCCGTCACCCCCGCCGCCGATCCGGCGCCGGGCGACTGGTACCGCGACGCCATCGTCTACGAGCTCCACGTGCGGTCGTTCTGCGACGCCAGCGGCGACGGCATGGGCGACTTCCGCGGCCTCGCCTCCAAGCTCGACCACCTCGTCGACCTGGGCGCGACGGCCGTGTGGCTGCTCCCCTTCTACCCCTCACCCCTGCGCGACGACGGGTACGACATCGCCGACTACCGCGGGGTGCACCCCCGCTACGGATCGCTGGCCGACTTCCGCGCCTTCCTGCGAGCCGCTCACGATCGAGGGCTGCGCGTCATCACCGAGCTGGTCCTGAACCACACCTCGGACCAGCACCCGTGGTTCCAGCGGTCACGCCAGGCCCGGCCGGGCACGCGCTGGCGCGACTACTACGTGTGGAGCGACACCACCGACCGCTACGTCGACGCCCGGGTGATCTTCCGCGACTTCGAGACGTCGAACTGGGCCTGGGACCCGGTGGCCGGCGCCTACTACTGGCACCGCTTCTACGCCCACCAGCCCGACCTCAACTACGACAACCCCGAGGTCGTGAGCGAGATGCTCCGGGTGGTCGACTTCTGGCTCAAGCTGGGGGTCGACGGCCTCCGCCTCGACGCCGTGCCCTACCTCTTCGAGCGCGACGGCACCCCCTGCGAGAACCTGCCCGAGACCCACTCGTTCTTGCGGCTGCTCCGCCGCCACGTCGACGAGCGGTTCCCCGGGCGCCTGCTGCTCGGCGAGGCGAACCAGTGGCCCCAGGACGCGGTCGCCTACTTCGGAGGCGGCGACGAGTGCCACATGAGCTTCCACTTCCCGCTGATGCCCCGCCTGTTCATGGCCCTGCACATGGAGGACCGCTACCCGATCGTCGACATCCTGCAGCAGACGCCGGAGCTGCCCGACGGGTGCCAGTGGGCGCTGTTCCTCAGGAACCACGACGAGCTCACGCTCGAGATGGTCACCGACGAGGAGCGCGACTACATGTACCGCTACTACGCCGCCGACCCGCAGGCCCGGCTGAACCTCGGGATCCGGAGGCGTCTGGCGCCGCTCCTCGACTACGACCGGGCGCGCATCGAGCTGCTGAACGCCCTGCTGCTGTCGCTGCCGGGCACGCCGATCATCTACTACGGCGACGAGATCGGCATGGGCGACAACATCTACCTGGGCGACCGCGACGGCGTCCGGACCCCGATGCAGTGGAGCGCGGACCGCAACGCCGGCTTCTCCCGGGCCAACCCCCAGCAGCTCTTCCTGCCGGTGCTCACCGATCCCCAGTCCCACTACGAGGCGGTGAACGTCGAGGCCCAGCGGCGCTCGCCGGCCAGCCTGCTCCGATGGATGCGACGGGCGCTCACGACCCGTCGCCGTCACCCCGCCTTCGGTCGCGGCGACCTGTCGTTCGTCGGCACCGAGAACACGAACGTGCTGGCGTTCCTCCGCCGCCACGAGGACGAGACGCTCCTGGTGGTCGCCAACCTGTCGCGGTTCCCCCAGCACGCCGAGCTCGACCTCGCCGATCACGCTGGCACGACGCCGCGCGAGCTGTTCGGCCACGCCGCCTTCGCGCCCGTCGGGCGGACGCCGTACACCCTGACCCTCGGACCGCACGGCTTCTTCTGGCTCGCGCTCGAGCCCGCCGCCCGGGAGGAACGCGGGGAGCCGTCGGCCGAGCCGCCCCTCGTGGCCCTCCCGACGCCGCTGGCCGAGCTGCCCCCCGGCCGGGTGCGGGCGCCGCTCGACGTCGCCATCGCCACGTGGCTGGTGCGCCAGCCGTGGTACGCCGACGGCACCCGCCCCCTGCTGCGGGCCCGCCTGGAGGACCTCGCCCCGCTCGGGCCGGGCGACGCCACCCTCGCCGTGGTGCGGGTGGAGCACCGCCAGGGGCCCGACGACCACTACCTGCTCCCCCTCGTCCTCGGCGGCGAGAACAACAGCGGCTCGCGGCCGACCATCGCCCGGCTGCGGGTGGGCGGCCAGGCCGTCGACCTCCGCGACGACGCCGGCGACCCTCGCCTGGCCGGGCGGCTGCTCGAGCTGATGGGCCGCCGGCGGCGCGTCGAGGCCCGGGGCCTGGTGCTGCGGGGGCACCGGACCCGAGAGTGGGCCGCGGTCGGCGGCGACGACACGGACGGCGAGCTGGTCGCCCTGGAGGGCTCGCACGCCAACACCCTGGTGGTCGCCGGACGCCACCTCGTGCTCAAGCTGTACCGCCGCCTCAGCCCGGGCGTGCACCCGGAGCTGGAGCTGACCGGCCACCTGACCGCCCGGCACTTCCCCCATGCGGCCCGCCTCGCCGCGCACCTCGACGCCGCCTGGGAGGACGGTCGCCGATCCACCGCGGCCATCGCCCTCGAGTACGTGCCCCACGAAGGGACCGCCTCGGGCCTGCTCGAGCGCGAGCTCGCCCGCGCCCTCGACGATCCCGGGCCCCTCGGCTCGCGGGCCCCGGCCGCCAGGGGATGGTGGCCCTCGCGCGACCTGCTGTCGGCTGCGCCCCGGCCCGACCCCCGGCTCACCCGGGCGGTGCTCACCGCCGAGCTGCTGGCCGAACGGCTGGCCGGGCTGCACGCCGCCCTGGTCGACCCCGCCGACCCGGCCTTCGCTCCCGAGTCGTTCACGCCCGCCTACGTCCGCTCCCTGTACCAGTCGATGCGCACCGGGCTCCGCCGGGGGCTCCAGCTGCTGCGACGCGACCTACGGCGCCTGCCCCAGCACGAGGCCGATCTGGCCGCCGAGCTGATCGATCGCGAGGCCGCCCTCCTCGACGATCTCCGGGACCGTCTCCAGCACCACGCCAGCGGCGGGCGCATCCGCGTGCACGGCGACCTCTCGCTCAGCGACGTCCTCTGGACCGGGCGCGACCTGGTCTTCGTCGACTTCGGCGGCGAGCCCGGCCGGCCCTTCGTCGAGCGGCGGGTGAAGCGCTCGCCCCTGCGCGACGTGGCCGGCGTGCTCCGGTCGCTCGAGCGCATCCACGCGGCAGCCGCCGCGGCGCCCGCGACCGACACGGCCGGGCGGGGCGGCACGCTGACCGATCGAGCCGTCGCCGACGCCTGGTACGGGGCCGTGGCCGGCGTGTTCGTGCGCGCCTACGTGGCCTGCGCCGATCCGGCCACCCTGCCCCGCGAGCCCGACGACGTCGCCGGCCTGCTCGACCTGATGCGGCTCGAGCTGCTGATGCGCGAGCTCGGCACCCCCGGACCGGGGCTCGCCACGATCGTCGAGGCGACCCGCGGCTGA
- a CDS encoding type II toxin-antitoxin system VapC family toxin: protein MSASRADVLVDTSAAVALLVADHEAHGTVATALRGRRLGLAGHAAYETYSVLTRLPPPARRTPPVVARLLAEAFPRTRFLDADATAALFARLAELGIAGGSVYDALVGATAAAHRLPLATRDARAADVYRALEVDVVPLG, encoded by the coding sequence GTGAGCGCTTCCCGGGCCGACGTCCTGGTGGACACCAGCGCGGCCGTGGCGCTGCTCGTCGCCGACCACGAGGCCCACGGCACCGTCGCGACCGCGCTGCGCGGGCGGCGTCTCGGCTTGGCCGGGCATGCCGCCTACGAGACCTACTCGGTGTTGACCCGGCTCCCCCCTCCGGCTCGGCGGACGCCCCCCGTCGTCGCCCGGCTTCTGGCCGAGGCGTTCCCCCGGACCCGCTTCCTCGACGCCGATGCGACCGCGGCGCTGTTCGCCCGCCTTGCGGAGCTCGGCATCGCCGGCGGCTCGGTGTACGACGCCCTGGTCGGGGCTACCGCGGCAGCTCACCGCCTACCGCTCGCCACCAGGGATGCCCGCGCCGCCGACGTCTACCGGGCGCTGGAGGTCGACGTGGTCCCGCTCGGGTGA